A window of the Helianthus annuus cultivar XRQ/B chromosome 4, HanXRQr2.0-SUNRISE, whole genome shotgun sequence genome harbors these coding sequences:
- the LOC110935117 gene encoding protein MEI2-like 6 codes for MDADDNDSGASNDSTISQQSINDLAPPNSPANQDVILLTDIEDFMDDNGVNPMYNGDHLEAFFNGWSEKGVRFEDSLEVLERLEDLRDTFLMNFKRENHGENVEGEMNVHQRELYRLSKGIWGGNDDQGVDMEEDEGVDMEVPRPLNPHAPPFYPSGFHHVKQRPPPVTNTGNQKVVRYYSLTPVPTGPRNRLCGFTRRRGIQPVGRKFREIIPLNPDEHSTSVMIRNIPNNYTRSLLVEFLENHCKHENEKAGNTIRSAFDFVYLPVDFKHRLNAGYAFVNFTTSEAARRFHVSVKGKKWDLFRSKKIADVSRARIQGKDALVKNFERMRLCSPSREYLPVWFEPPRDGCMMGSSSKMHTVGEVQVGR; via the exons ATGGATGCCGATGATAACGATTCAGGCGCTTCTAATGATTCCACTATATCCCAACAATCCATTAACGATTTAGCACCACCCAACAGCCCCGCGAATCAGGATGTGATTCTGCTCACTGACATTGAGGATTTCATGGATGACAATGGGGTGAACCCTATGTATAATGGCGACCATTTGGAGGCATTCTTTAATGGCTGGAGTGAGAAGGGTGTGCGGTTCGAGGACTCCTTGGAGGTTCTTGAGAGGTTGGAAGACTTGAGGGACACTTTTTTGATGAATTTCAAGAGGGAAAATCATGGTGAAAACGTTGAAGGTGAGATGAATGTACACCAACGGGAGTTATATCGATTGTCCAAGGGTATTTGGGGAGGAAACGATGATCAAGGagttgatatggaagaagacgaAGGAGTTGATATGGAGGTTCCCCGTCCTTTAAATCCTCACGCGCCACCGTTTTACCCATCCGGATTCCACCACGTTAAACAACGACCACCACCGGTAACCAATACCGGTAACCAAAAAGTTGTTCGTTATTATTCACTTACACCGGTACCTACGGGTCCGAGGAACAGGTTATGCGGGTTCACTCGTCGGAGAGGAATACAGCCGGTGGGTAGAAAGTTTCGAGAAATCATTCCGCTTAATCCGGATGAACATTCAACTTCTGTAATGATTCGAAATATTCCAAATAACTACAC TAGGTCACTATTGGTGGAGTTCTTGGAGAATCATTGCAAACATGAGAACGAAAAGGCGGGAAACACTATTCGGTCCGCTTTTGATTTTGTGTATCTTCCGGTTGATTTCAA GCATCGTTTGAATGCTGGATATGCATTTGTTAACTTTACGACTTCAGAAGCAGCTCGGAGATTTCATGTGTCTGTAAAAGGAAAAAAATGGGATTTATTTAGAAGTAAAAAGATTGCTGATGTCAGTCGTGCAAGAATACAG GGGAAGGATGCGCTGGTGAAGAATTTTGAAAGAATGAGGCTTTGTAGCCCATCACGGGAGTACTTGCCGGTGTGGTTCGAACCACCGAGAGATGGGTGCATGATGGGTTCGTCGTCCAAGATGCACACGGTTGGGGAAGTCCAAGTTGGTCGATAG